A region from the Acyrthosiphon pisum isolate AL4f chromosome A1, pea_aphid_22Mar2018_4r6ur, whole genome shotgun sequence genome encodes:
- the LOC100164408 gene encoding mage-e1-like, which yields MSDEQDSIEIENPSKSATILCVQYLISHHMKTKGVIKKDDLMKTVFKGRNLGKNYERVMEEVDNTLKNTFGFSISYIKNDHKQFFIVNNMDEIETKEFSSENSKYQVLLKPIIGALVMLRAPISEGQMWNILEKFTSKFNLDMDLTKQIVKGQFVKDQYLQYKITDDTTISLDPEKTSYWFTLGPRALEECDQLTLLNRVGELYNKPASSFKRVYTAIIEK from the exons ATGTCTGACGAACAGGACTCGATCGAAATTGA aaatccTAGTAAAAGTGCCACTATCCTCTGTGTTCAGTACCTTATATCACACCACATGAAAACGAAAGGTGTCATTAAAAAAGATGATCTGATGAAAACTGTCTTCAAGGGTCGCAATCttggaaaaaattatgaaagaGTTATGGAAGAAGTGgataacacattaaaaaat aCTTTTGGATTTTCAATATCATACATTAAAAATGATCACAAACAGTTCTTCATTGTGAATAATATGGATGAAATTGAAACTAAAGAATTTAGttctgaaaattcaaaatatcaagtTTTATTGAAACCAATAATCGGGGCTTTAGTTATGCTTCGTGCACCAATCAGTGaag gtCAAATGTGGAATATACTAGAGAAATTTACATCGAAATTTAATTTGGACATGGACTTAACTAAACAAATTGTTAAAgga CAATTTGTAAAAGATCAATACCTTCAATACAAAATTACTGATGACACAACCATATCACTTGATCCAGAAAAAACAAGTTATTGGTTTACTTTAGGACCTAGAGCATTAGAAGAATGTGATCAACTAACATTATTAAATCGAGTTGGTGAG ttgtaCAATAAGCCTGCCTCTTCATTCAAGCGTGTATATACTGCGATAATTGAGAAGTAA
- the LOC103309145 gene encoding putative GTP-binding protein 6 — protein sequence MPGLMGRLARTVMAGRRGRFVRWYGGGGDDDGGGGSAEDAQARELIDRQLKLAPAGGHQVLIVQPYIKWGANKDRSTRPEVKADESRSLVRTLAEWSVTDTLLVGLTSYRKHTFFGPGNVDAIALRVARDRRITAVFVSVNVLKPIQHQHLEHRFGVPVYDRYLMVVQIFRRHAVTREAKLQVALAELPYIWSRIRGAQDGYAERLGTEAGQIALSGKLMYDDKKDLLKAYEKKLKKLVEKLRSHRQHLRHNRTNKDLPVVAVVGYTNAGKTSLVRALTGDVGLVPKDCLFATLDVTVHGGVLPSNMTVLYVDTIGFISDIPTRLIEPFVATLEDAMFADVIVHIRDMSHPNVIVQKSHVEETLKNLSINPELLNSVIDVGNKVDRLDNVERDGSSVFISCTTGEGLDELKKKIESQIMKATGRRTIKIRVRTGQDEYEWLRTHTAIVNINTDGDYSVMEVIVTQSDLDVFKSLFIRKKINN from the coding sequence ATGCCGGGACTCATGGGCCGCTTGGCACGAACAGTGATGGCTGGGCGTCGCGGCCGTTTCGTCAGGTGGTACGGTGGCGGTGGTGACGACGACGGTGGCGGCGGCAGTGCAGAGGACGCTCAGGCCAGAGAACTGATCGACAGACAGCTGAAACTGGCGCCGGCCGGCGGCCACCAGGTGCTAATCGTCCAGCCGTACATCAAATGGGGGGCCAACAAGGACAGGAGCACGAGGCCGGAAGTCAAAGCGGATGAGAGCCGGTCGCTGGTGCGTACCTTGGCCGAATGGTCGGTGACAGACACTTTGTTAGTAGGCCTCACATCATACAGGAAGCATACGTTTTTCGGTCCTGGCAATGTGGACGCGATTGCTCTCCGGGTTGCCCGCGACCGCCGCATCACAGCCGTGTTCGTCAGCGTCAACGTACTGAAGCCGATCCAACACCAGCATTTGGAACACCGTTTCGGTGTGCCCGTCTACGACCGGTACCTGATGGTGGTGCAGATATTCCGCAGACACGCCGTCACTAGGGAGGCAAAGTTGCAGGTGGCCCTGGCTGAGCTGCCATACATCTGGTCACGGATACGCGGTGCGCAGGATGGGTACGCCGAGCGGTTGGGCACTGAGGCGGGCCAGATAGCTCTAAGCGGCAAGCTCATGTACGACGATAAGAAGGACTTGCTCAAAGCATACGAGAAGAAACTCAAGAAGTTAGTGGAGAAGCTGAGGAGCCACCGGCAACACCTGCGTCACAATAGGACTAACAAGGACTTACCCGTTGTTGCTGTGGTTGGATACACCAATGCTGGCAAGACATCGCTGGTCAGGGCGTTGACTGGTGATGTGGGCCTAGTACCTAAGGACTGCCTGTTTGCCACGCTCGATGTGACCGTGCACGGGGGTGTGTTGCCATCCAACATGACCGTACTCTATGTAGACACCATAGGTTTCATATCAGATATACCGACTAGACTCATTGAACCGTTTGTCGCTACGCTGGAGGATGCCATGTTCGCTGACGTTATCGTCCACATACGGGACATGTCTCATCCCAATGTCATTGTACAAAAATCCCACGTCGAGGAAACGCTAAAAAACTTAAGTATCAACCCAGAATTATTGAACAGTGTAATCGATGTTGGGAACAAAGTTGATCGTCTAGATAACGTAGAGCGTGATGGAAGTTCGGTATTTATATCTTGTACCACTGGGGAGGGTTTGGACGAGCTCAAGAAGAAAATAGAAAGTCAAATAATGAAAGCTACTGGTAGACGAACAATTAAAATTCGGGTCCGCACTGGCCAAGATGAATATGAATGGTTAAGAACACACACAGCTATTGTCAATATTAACACGGACGGTGATTATTCTGTAATGGAGGTTATTGTTACCCAATCTGATCTAGATgtgtttaaaagtttatttatacgaaagaaaataaacaattag